AACTCTGAAACCGAACCAAATACAACCCTAACATCAACAGGTACAGAAGTATCTACATTAGGAATCTCAAAATTATAAGAACGTTGTGTCTCTATATCAAACTTATCTCCAAACCAGCGTCTACCAAGTTTTACTAGATTATACTCATCCACTTCGTAAAAATCAAAATCTTGAAACGTATTTATGATAAGGTCTGCCGTTTGATCTATTTGATTAATATTAGAAATGCGCTTACCATTCCCCGAACTTATGTTCACATAGTAATATGTTTTGTCAGTGTACAAATTAATATTTGTATTCTGTTCTTGATTAAATCCTTGTGGTCCATTTGCGTAAAACAAAATATAATCTTGATTATCAAAACGTCCGTCTTGCTCACCTACAAATTGAATTGCATTTTCTGTAGGATCGATAAGACTTGGTTCAGAATTAAGATAAGGTAACATATCACCTCCGTTACCATAAATTTTTATATTTCTTGGGTCTACAGAATTAACATTAACACCCAACTGACTCAAAAAATTCTTTGACAGCCTGTGTACACCTGTAGTGTCTACATAAAACCTATACCATTCGCCTGAAGCTAAAACAGAATTACTTATTGCAGAAAAAGAACTATTATTTGATACACGATTTGTAGAACCTAAGGTGTAGTTAACCGTAAAACTCACTATCTTTTTATAAGAGTTACCGTCTTTAATGATTGGGCTTAATTCAAAATACACCGAACGTTTTCCTCTACCGTTGATATTAACAAGTTGAGTTTTTGGTTCTGAATACAAGGAAGTAGTGTTTAAATCTTTCAACTCAGCTTTTGAAATTGAGTTGTAAACCACATTACTTAAAGTCACAGAAGATTCATTTATTAATCCGCTTTCAGACCACTCTGCAAAATAAATTAAACCTTGTTCTGCAGAATAGCTAAAATGTTCATCATCAAAAGAAGGTACTACCACTTTTGCATAACCTGCTTCTAGGTTTTTATGTCCATCCCAATTAATTGTAAACTGCTTTTGCTGAGCAAACGAAAAAAAACACAGTAATATGTAAACAATAGTAAAGCTCTTTTTCATGGTAAATAAACGCACAAGTTTATACCTTATTATAAGGTCACAATTTTTATTTCAAAAGTACAACAATAATTTATTTTAGCACTCGTTATTGATAAGTGAATTCAGTGGTTAAAACAACAAAAAGTCCGTTGTAATGAATAAAAAACAGGATGAAATGCATATTTTTTTGCACTTTATCGATAAAAAATGTTGTTTGTTTGTCTTTAATTACTATATTGCACGTCAATTTAAAAGAACTTACTTAATCGATAGTTATGAGAAACGTCATGAATTTTAAATTATTAGCAGCCGCAGCCCTAGTAGTTACTGCTTTTAGTTGTAAACGCTCATCAAACTCCAGTAATGTAGATAGCGCTACTGGTTGGGCTATAAATGACAAACAAGGTGGTTTTCAATACAACACCAAGTTTAAAGAACAAGAGACACCTCCAGGTACTGTATTTATAGAAGGTGGTACTTTTACCATGGGTAAAGTACAAGATGATCCAATGCACGATTGGAATAATTCTCCATCACAACAACACGTACAATCATTTTATATGGATGAGTCAGAGGTAACTAATGTCAATTACCTTATGTACTTGGACTATTTAAAAAGTGTATATCCTCCTGAAGACCCAAATTATGCTAACATATACAAAGGAGCACTTCCTGATACTTTAGTTTGGAGAAATCGTTTAGGATATAATGAAATGATGACAGAAAACTACTTGCGTCACCCTGCTTATGGTAATTATCCTGTTGTAGGTGTAAGTTGGATACAAGCTGTAGAATATACAAGCTGGAGAACAGATAGAGTTTCTGAAATGTCTTTGCAAAAAGCTGGGTATTTAGAAAGAGATTCTCAATACACAGCTGAAGGTGGAAGTACTTTTAGTACAGACACATACATAAATGCTCCAACTAAAACTTATGGAGGAAATGATTCTATCATTAATCCAATAAAATCTAGAAGACGCGTACAAGTTAACGCTAAAGGTGATACTATAAATGTTTATGCCAAAAGAGAATCTGGCCTTATTGGTCCAAAATATAGATTACCTACCGAAGTAGAATGGGAATACGCCGCACTTGGAATGAGTGAGCTAAGAAGTTATAACATCTACAGAGGTCGTAAGAAATACCCTTGGGATGGTCAATATACGCGTTCTGGAAGTCGTGCTAAGCGTGGTGACCAATTAGCAAACTTCAAACAAAGTAAAGGTGATTATGGTGGAATTGCAGGTTGGTCTGACGATGGTGCTGATATCACTCAAGAAGTGAAATTTTATGAGCCTAACGATTATGGGTTATATGATATGGCTGGTAATGTTGCGGAATGGGTTGCTGATGTTTACAGACCAATAGTAGATGATGAATTTAACGATTTTAACTACTATAGAGGTAACACATATTACAAAAATGCTATAAACGATGATGGTAGCGTTAAGATTGTTCAAGAAACAGTTTATGACACATTAAGTAATGGTAAAATAGTTGCACGTAATCTTCCTGGAGAAATTGAAACTGTACCTGTCGATGAAGATGAAACTTACCTTAGAACAAACTTTGATAGAAGTGATAACAGAAACTTTAGAGACGGTGATCAAAAATCATCAAGATACTATAGAGATAATTTTGAAGACGGTGAAGAAGGAGAGTTTGATACTAGAAAAGTATACAACTCACCAAAACACAAAATAGATCAAGATTCTGCTAGTGGAAAAATGCTAAAAGAATATGATAAATCTTCAAGAAGAACGTCTTTAATAAATGACGAAGCTCGAGTTTTTAAAGGTGGTTCTTGGAAAGATAGATCTTACTGGATTGACCCTGCACAACGTAGATTCTTCCCACAAGATATGGCAACAGATTATATTGGGTTCAGATGTGCAGTATCGCGTGTTGGCTCTAAATCTAAGACTAACAAAAAGAAACGTAACTAATTTAGTTTCTTAAAATATAGTTTAAAGTCCTAACATTTTTTAGGACTTTTTTATTTTTATAATATGAATACAAAAGCCTTATACGAGATATTTTTAAAATACAAATCTGTATGTACAGATACACGTAAACTCAAAAAAAACGATATCTATTTTGCTCTAAAAGGAGATAACTTTGATGGTAATAAATTTGTAAAGTCAGCATTAGAAAATGGCGCTAGCTATTGCGTCGTAGATGATGCTTCAATAGTAGAAATGTCGGATAAAGTTATAGTAGTCGAAGATACTTTGACAACTCTTCAGCAATTAGCAAATTATCACCGTAATCAATTAACTTACCCAATAATCGCCCTAACTGGAAGTAATGGTAAGACAACTACAAAAGAATTAATACTTAGTGTACTCTCATCTATTTACAAAGTAAAAGCGACTAAAGGCAATCTCAACAATCATATTGGAGTGCCATTAACACTACTAAGTTTTACAAAAGGTTTAAATTTTGGTATTGTTGAAATGGGAGCAAATCATCAAAAAGAAATCGAATTTTTATCTGCAATCGCAGAACCAAACTTTGGTCTTATTACAAATTTTGGCAAAGCACATCTCGAAGGTTTTGGCGGAGTTGAAGGTGTTATTAAAGGCAAATCAGAGCTATATGATTATTTAAAAGCTAATCAAAAAACAGTTTTTATAAATACAGATGACGAAAAACAAATACAACAGATTGGTGATTATAATAACATAGTAACCTTCGGTGAAAATACCGAAAGTAATTGTATCATTTCATTTAATGGTGCAAACCCATTTGTTTATCTTTCTTATAATAATATTTCAATTAAAACTCAACTTATAGGTAGTTACAACTACAATAACATTGCAGTTGCTGTAGCTATAGGAAAACACTTTAAAGTACCCACGTCTAAAATCAAATCGGCTATAGAAGCTTATCAACCCGATAATAATAGATCTGAAATTCGTGAGATAAAATCTAATAAAATAATATTAGATGCATACAACGCTAATCCTACAAGTATGTTAGCCGCATTAACAAATTTTAAACAATTAGAAGCTGAAAAAAAAGTACTATTCCTAGGAGACATGTTTGAACTTGGCGAGTCTGCTTCAGAAGAACACCAATCCATTGTTAATTTTTCTGAAAGAAATTTTGAAGACAACATTTACTTAGTTGGAGAAAACTTTTATTTGACTCAAACAAATGAAAAAACCAATAAATTTTCTTCATTTGAAAATCTAAAAGCAGCACTAAAAACTAAGTCAATTCAAGACACTACCATACTAATTAAAGGTTCAAGAGGAATGGCTTTAGAACGAATACTAGAAATCCTCTAATAGTGTTTATAAATTCTA
This DNA window, taken from Winogradskyella sp. PC-19, encodes the following:
- the gldJ gene encoding gliding motility lipoprotein GldJ, whose product is MNFKLLAAAALVVTAFSCKRSSNSSNVDSATGWAINDKQGGFQYNTKFKEQETPPGTVFIEGGTFTMGKVQDDPMHDWNNSPSQQHVQSFYMDESEVTNVNYLMYLDYLKSVYPPEDPNYANIYKGALPDTLVWRNRLGYNEMMTENYLRHPAYGNYPVVGVSWIQAVEYTSWRTDRVSEMSLQKAGYLERDSQYTAEGGSTFSTDTYINAPTKTYGGNDSIINPIKSRRRVQVNAKGDTINVYAKRESGLIGPKYRLPTEVEWEYAALGMSELRSYNIYRGRKKYPWDGQYTRSGSRAKRGDQLANFKQSKGDYGGIAGWSDDGADITQEVKFYEPNDYGLYDMAGNVAEWVADVYRPIVDDEFNDFNYYRGNTYYKNAINDDGSVKIVQETVYDTLSNGKIVARNLPGEIETVPVDEDETYLRTNFDRSDNRNFRDGDQKSSRYYRDNFEDGEEGEFDTRKVYNSPKHKIDQDSASGKMLKEYDKSSRRTSLINDEARVFKGGSWKDRSYWIDPAQRRFFPQDMATDYIGFRCAVSRVGSKSKTNKKKRN
- a CDS encoding UDP-N-acetylmuramoyl-tripeptide--D-alanyl-D-alanine ligase, producing MNTKALYEIFLKYKSVCTDTRKLKKNDIYFALKGDNFDGNKFVKSALENGASYCVVDDASIVEMSDKVIVVEDTLTTLQQLANYHRNQLTYPIIALTGSNGKTTTKELILSVLSSIYKVKATKGNLNNHIGVPLTLLSFTKGLNFGIVEMGANHQKEIEFLSAIAEPNFGLITNFGKAHLEGFGGVEGVIKGKSELYDYLKANQKTVFINTDDEKQIQQIGDYNNIVTFGENTESNCIISFNGANPFVYLSYNNISIKTQLIGSYNYNNIAVAVAIGKHFKVPTSKIKSAIEAYQPDNNRSEIREIKSNKIILDAYNANPTSMLAALTNFKQLEAEKKVLFLGDMFELGESASEEHQSIVNFSERNFEDNIYLVGENFYLTQTNEKTNKFSSFENLKAALKTKSIQDTTILIKGSRGMALERILEIL